The region TGCGTCTCACCGGTGGTTCCGAGGTCACCTGCTACATCCCGGGTGAGGGACACAACCTGCAGGAACACTCGATTGTGCTCGTGCGCGGCGGCCGCGTCAAAGACCTGCCGGGCGTGCGCTACCACATCGTCCGTGGTGTGCTCGACACCACCGGCGTTGACGGCCGACGCCAGGCGCGCAGTCAGTACGGAGTCAAGCGGCCCAAGCCGGGCGCCGCGTCGTAAGGAGACGCTATGTCAAGACGACGCTCTGCCGAACAGCGGCCGATAGCCGCAGATCCGCGCTACAACTCGACCTTCGTAACCAAGTTCATGAACAACCTGATGTGGGCGGGCAAGAAGACCACAGCTCAGCGCATCTTCTACGGCGCGCTCGACCTTGCCCAAGAACAAGCCAAGGAAGACGGCTATGCCGTGTTCCAGAAGGCTATGAACGCCGTGAAGCCGGTGCTTGAAGTCCGGCCGCGCCGCGTCGGTGGCGCCACCTACCAGATACCGATGGAAGTCAGGCCCAAGCGGCGCGACGCTCTCGCTATCAAGTGGACCATCACGGCCGCCCGGGCCCGTAACGAGCACACGATGATTCAGAAGCTCGCCGCCGAGCTGCTCGACGCCAGCCGCAACCAGGGAGCGGCGGTCAAGAAAAAGGAAGACGCGCACAAGATGGCCGAGTCCAACCGCGCCTTCGCCCACTACCGCTGGTAGCTTGAGCTAGCAGCAAACTGCGACTCCAACGCGGCACGCTCTCCCGTGCCGCGTTTCTCTTTCGACATTCGGCAATCGGAAGTGAAACCACCGCCGAGGGTCCTGGCTTCTGCTGTCTGAGTTTTCGGGCATCGGGGACTGTCCCGCAGCGGATCTAACGCAGCTACTACGATGGACTGTCCCCTGACTTCTGCGGGGCGGAACCACTGCTCGATTGAATCCGCTTCGTACCTTGGCGTCCTTGTGATCGAGTCAGGGTTCGCGGGATGTGCGATGCGGTCAGGGGATGAACACGTACGGCGTGAGTTCGGTGCCGTCCCAGGTCCAATTGACCGAACTCCCCGCCTTCCACTGGTAGCCGGCAATGACGACGCTGTCGAGAGTCAGGCTCTGCGCGTCTTTCACGAGGCAGGAAAACCAGTAGTCCCTCCCAACTGCGTGCGGAGCAGTGGTCATGCTGGAATCTGCGGGGACCAGGATGTCCGTGTCCAGCCAGAGACCGGTCGTGCCCATCCGCGACGAGAACGTAACGGGACCGACGTCCTGATT is a window of candidate division WOR-3 bacterium DNA encoding:
- a CDS encoding 30S ribosomal protein S12, producing MPTVNQLVRKAREPIHSRSKTPALKGNPQKRGVCTRVYTTTPKKPNSALRKVCKVRLTGGSEVTCYIPGEGHNLQEHSIVLVRGGRVKDLPGVRYHIVRGVLDTTGVDGRRQARSQYGVKRPKPGAAS
- the rpsG gene encoding 30S ribosomal protein S7; the encoded protein is MSRRRSAEQRPIAADPRYNSTFVTKFMNNLMWAGKKTTAQRIFYGALDLAQEQAKEDGYAVFQKAMNAVKPVLEVRPRRVGGATYQIPMEVRPKRRDALAIKWTITAARARNEHTMIQKLAAELLDASRNQGAAVKKKEDAHKMAESNRAFAHYRW